DNA sequence from the Prolixibacter sp. SD074 genome:
TTCGGGCAACTGGCCGCTGCCATGGAAGAAAAGAAGAATAACTAAAAAATCAGACAGTAATGAATACTAACGTTTCACAAAACGCGGTACATACAGCAGACGCGGAACATCCCAACCATGGTGAGATTCGGACCTTCGGGTTCTGGATTTACCTCATGAGCGACCTGGTTCTGTTTTCTGTGCTCTTCGCTACCTATGCGGTAATCGGTTTTAACAGTGCCGGTGGCCCCACAGGAAAAGATTTGTTCGACATACCTTACCTGTTTGTCGAAACCATGTTCCTGTTGCTGAGTAGTGTGGCTTTCGGCTTTACGATGATTGCCATGCACAACAACAAAAAGCAACGGGTTATCACCGGGTTGATCGTTACCGCCTTGCTTGGCCTTGGCTTCATCGGGATGGAGATTCACGAATTCGTTTCGATGATTGGTGAAGGAGCCAGCCCCGATCGCAGTGGATTCCTTTCCGCCTTCTTCACGTTGGTTGGAACCCACGGTGCCCACGTTACCTTCGGGATCATCTGGATTGCTACCATGATTGGACAGATTGCCAAATCGGGTATCACCGAAGGTATCAGTTCCCGTATGATGCGCCTCAGCCTTTTCTGGCACTTCCTCGACATTGTCTGGATTGGCGTATTCAGCTTTGTTTACCTGTTGCACGTTGTGTAACGGCTTTGACGAATTTAATTGTAGAAAATTAAAAAAGACATACTATGAGTCAAGTACATAACGAGGAGATGGGAGCCAAGATTACCACGAAAGCCTATGTCGTAGGTTTTGTCCTGGCCTTGCTGCTTACCATCGTATCATTCGGAATGGCTATGAGCGGTGCGTTCAGCCGCACGGCTACCATTGTGGGATTGTTTATTGCTGCTTTCGCCCAGATGGTGGTACACTTGCACTACTTCCTGCACCTCGACCGATCGTCGGCGCAGCGCTGGAACGTGATTGCCCTGCTGTTTACCGCAATGTTGTTATTTATCTTCGTAGGCGGAACGCTTTGGGTAATGTATACGCTCAACTCGCGGATGATGTAAAAAAACAGATAAGACCAACGGGAGTGTTGCAACTCGTTTGTATCCTCCCGCTGCTTTCCATTGATTATTGTTCGAAATCAAATGATTATTGGTTTGTCTGTAACGATCCGGCTCGCACCGGGAGTAGGTAGTTGGATTTGGGCTCATCCGGGTTCGGCGGGGCGGGCGGGCCCTGCCTTTTCGGTCAAGGTTTGTTAGCTGGCGGAAACTGTTCTTCCCGAAGCGATGTTCCAACGTCCGGAAAAATACGATGTTAAAGGTACGAATATTCGTGATTTATCAGAACAGGGGACTAGATGGCTAATCAAAGTGCAAAAGTTTGCAACATGTCCTCCCCTGGAGGCCGGAGGGGGAGTTTTTCGGGATCAAATTCAATTATCACCAGAGGTTAAGTTCGGTTTCCACATTGTTTAAACTATCAGTTATATCATTCCTGAATTGGAAAGCATCCTCTAAGAATTTCTGATAGTTATGATCTCCGAGGGTTCGCGGCCCTTTAATATTTTTATTGAAATTGATGTAACCGTAAAAAATCTGCTCTTCGTCGAGGTAACCATCTTTATCGACGTATTCTTCTTCAATACAGATCTCTAATAATCCCAATTCAAACCATAACCACCATTTCTTCCAGTACATACCGCCCTTTCCACCATCGCTTTTGCTTTGAATAACCGGGTCGTAAATATCAATGCAAACACCCCACTCTTTAAATGTTTCGGGTTTATCGAAATTTTCGATACTGTATTTGATATCGGAGG
Encoded proteins:
- the cyoC gene encoding cytochrome o ubiquinol oxidase subunit III, producing MNTNVSQNAVHTADAEHPNHGEIRTFGFWIYLMSDLVLFSVLFATYAVIGFNSAGGPTGKDLFDIPYLFVETMFLLLSSVAFGFTMIAMHNNKKQRVITGLIVTALLGLGFIGMEIHEFVSMIGEGASPDRSGFLSAFFTLVGTHGAHVTFGIIWIATMIGQIAKSGITEGISSRMMRLSLFWHFLDIVWIGVFSFVYLLHVV
- the cyoD gene encoding cytochrome o ubiquinol oxidase subunit IV, with product MSQVHNEEMGAKITTKAYVVGFVLALLLTIVSFGMAMSGAFSRTATIVGLFIAAFAQMVVHLHYFLHLDRSSAQRWNVIALLFTAMLLFIFVGGTLWVMYTLNSRMM